caacaggcatcactgattggatgatggatccggtagccttttgaaccggaagttgttctgttcggaagtttggtgactgctctaccaacttttttccacaacttggacaaaacatgttggctgtatcccaattcagggtctgcagccttaacggctgcattttaaggccgattacgtcacagcggcacgccgaaggctgtcccaattcaaaggctgctcgaaatgcggccctcaaattcggccctcatttccctgaattttaaggctgtggcggtgtagacttcgtggcccaacatatcccacaattcatagcgcggcagtcactgtggataattttgccgcagacggcagaagcgtagcggccgaagagtaaactgttaaacgtaagtactgaatatgatgtcacttttttatgtgcaaatgtttaataatgaggaacattaaaacattactgttggccacatgtcggcaaagttatttgccattagcgatgtttgtactttcagcgtttactttattttaaagcatttaaaatataataatagaatagttgaccttaatcttacagagaatgtgatgattttatggataattaaagtcagtcatatatccacaaacacaacaagctgaaagtcagtgatgctgctcagtttgcagtcctgaatatgacggcacaagcaggattcactgcactgttaatgttagctatgttatattgctgcctctgttcggtggtgtcgagccaaacggactttaacgtgtgtttgaacgagctgacggttcactcgttaagctgaaagaaagatgctttaatcacaggagtcacacatgtgtccactggaccatctggaactcttcttgtttagcacttcgtaataacacaaacactaaatcctccttctcttgtgctgttttgtagcagtgtgtacacctgagactgtcacctgtctgtctgtcctgcactctctctctgtttctttctctctgattgtggaataaaagtatgaacatgtatttataagttacacttgtgtttgaatcctgcagcttatcacacatttgatttccatgtgtgacgactgcaagtgtccagagtgaggacagactgagggacccactgctgcacatcatctgtgaggctttgcacccctgatgatccaccaggacaaactcagcagtgtgtgaggaagaggaggaggaagagccagcagcagctgacagatggagagaatagacagactgttccctgtttgtgaaggactgctagaaaagtttaacataactaattgtctgtcctgaatcagtcttattaggtaatgttcaaataatgttatcatcccagtgttttcagtgtgggagaaagtactcagggccttcaagttacacactatgaaaggcagcaacaagtttaatattcagaaacctaaagtatgtatcagcagcagaatggagctaaaaataaatgtttgtttcagttctatgaagctttgagtattttggattagtagcactgctgtgtttgttgcatcatattgctgtaattgtttatatgctttatatattctgaggtaagttgatctatagtgttacatcatattctataaggatgttatgtgtttgtatactttctgcccagtttgacccatttagcagaagtcagcctgtttaaggctctgatatctattctgtatgacttaaagcagttatgacatgctctgattttctcacccaataaaggaatatttcatatatcagtctgatcttcattctatcagaaacagttatcacagctcatacattttctttttacacatatatgtaagcattgagccaaatttagtaatgccaacatattgaaagaacaatatttgtctcttatatataatacatctgtatatacactgtcagagatacttgtctttgagtgaagatttaaggtgataggacatataaataactgcaacttgaatctttactgaagctcagtatttgacacagagttcactcacatgaatttcactcacatgtgctgtaccagtgtacctgcacatgtgatgtgacaatagaagtgatttgatttgagagttcaaactcactgctgtaataacttataaTAATTAACATAATAACTatgatattggccatatcatatttacactgactttagtctcatgaacaacattagctaattgttatttactagctaatcttaaatgactgttcagtacagatatgaaggccagcaatcatattttacagtcctgtggtctcagcctcagatacgtattaaatcacacaaagctcgtgtagaaacaaacacacgaacaaaatatgttctccttcatttccgtcaaagctgtatgaaacgtttccagcggttggtgttatggttgctaggcaacctgggcagcgcgacggaggctagaccgtcccatttcacaagcctcgcacttccggccttagcgtttttaagtacgcggcccttgaggatcgttgaggctgcgtactttaaggctgcagaccctgaattgggatacagccgttgactgctctttctcataaccacgttcggcagaacaacttccggttcaaaaggctaccgtatccatcatccaatcagtgatgcctgttgttgcagcattggtacctacctcttccggtttggtttttgtttttgcgttttgtgatttgttgttgcgcttttcaatttgtttttgcgttaagagatttgtttttgcgcttttcaatttgtttttgcgcttttcaatttgtttttgctttttgtgatttgttgttgcgcttttcaatttgtttttgcgttaagagatttgtttttgcgcttttcaatttgtttttgcgttaagagatttgtttttgcgcttttcaatttgtttctgcgcttttcaatttgtttttgcgcttttcaatttgttgtgcgttttgtgatttgtttttgtggtttgcacttcagggccaccgtacatcagtgtttgagcagttatgatatcagggacaatctagacatgtgtgacaatactgaacatgtcacatgacacaccttaaacatcatgtgatTCACTCTCATTCATGACTTCAACAGGTTAAAATGAGCTTTGAACAAACATTCagtgaaataaagttttcatcACAGGATTCATGTGAGCACCAGATCAACTTTACAAAGAATCAGTGGATTTATCTTCTGTTTCAGATCAACTTTGATCACTTCTTTTTCACATCTTAAGTCTGTTTGTTCTAACTTCTCACTAACACCTCATATGATTTCAGATCCCTGCTGTTCCCCACCTGCCCTGTAGGTGGCCTCAGTGTGCCTCAAACCATTTACAGATGATTACATGTCGTTCACAGTTTATATTTAAATAGAAGGCGTGGGACGTTGAAGCAGTTTAAAcacgtccatccatccatgaacATGTAAGaaatcaaaataaaggtttgctTCATGTCTGTGTTACAGGCCTTCGATGGGGtctgtttttaaactgttttttaacagaaaagcagagacagGCTCTTCCTCGTCTGAGGCACAGAAGCGTTGCAACGGCCTATCGCACTCAGCGCTATCTCCCCCTTGTGGCAATGCCACGCAATTACATTGTCCATAACTCTAAATGAAAAGTGCCATACCACCATAAAATCAGGTCTTTTACATCAAAAACAATCcacaaaaaaattataattgtgaCCATACACTTGTGGGCGTCACAtctgaaatatgtagaaaatATTCTGGCTGTAACAGTTTGGGTCAAAGTGCAGATGTTCCAGATGTTCtgcagtctctctgtgtttcatgttgGACCAAAGTGAAGCTTTTTGATGTGACTGCAGGAATGTGAAGTGTAACTCTGAGCTTTAGGAAATGAAACTAAATAGCGTTACTgtaacaggaaacacaaacacgtcATCAGAGGATCTTTATGTTCATCATTATCACTGTTTCCTTGttctgtcacaaacacacaacacttcctgctctctctttgatggatctgattggctgtttcatTCACAGGAGGTCAGGGCGTCACACAAACAGCTTTAACTGCACAGCGACACACTTTAAATCATCTACAGACAAACCTGTGTGTTTGATTTATGAAGAAATAATAAAGAAGTTTCTACAGCTGTCCATAAAGCAGCTTCTCACACAAACTCTGACACTTCACTCACTTTAATTCCTGCAAAGCTGCGTAATAAAGAGCTGTGACTGCCATgaactgatgatgatgactgCATGAAGCTCTCAGCTGAAgcttctttcatttattttaatgtaaatgtCGCCTTTTTAAGCCTGTGTGAGGATTTTAATGACACACATTAAAGGAGCTTTTTTGATTAGAACCAAATTCATGTTGATTCTCAGcctgaaaagatgaaaatttTAATAATTCTGTTTATAATCATCAACCTGGAGACTAATGAAAagtataaaagtaataaaaagccTTTATTATTTGAGTAATGCCTGAATCTgctcagagacagagacaaaacAGCAGTGTTGGTGACAGTTTGACATTAACTGAATTAAGATCAAAGTGCTCTTATTGGGAAAATCTGCCTCCTGCTTGcttcaaatcatttttatttatttttcaaactgACAGTGAAACACTGAGGCATTAATCCGATCTTAAAATCAGCAGCTGTGTTTTCACAGACgtttcactttgatttgttCAGATTGACCAGAGAGAGTCGCTCTCTGTGTGCGCACTGCAGAGAAAcagaagctcatttctgctcttCAGCCTCTAAACTCTCAGCGTGAGGACTGAGTGAAGAGTTTCAGAGTTTTGCCTCACAGCTTTTAGCGTCTACACAAAGAGCCGATTACGCACTCGTCCTGAGAACATCTCCACACCCTAAAAACAAACTCTCCTACTAGCAGCTGTCACAACCACAACAGGCAGAAGACTGGATTTTTTTCAGGCTCAAATTTCATGCAGTTTGCAGTAAATTGTGTGTCACAGACTTTGTAGTTCTCATTTATGTGACTCATTGATATCTTCTCCTCCTGAAAGTGAAACTCTTAGAACCTGCTGCAGGTTAATGATTGATCTAAAGGCACCTGACCTTTGAACAGGAACTTATGAGTCTTTTATAGTGTTTAATGTTCACAGTGCTGAAACCTGCAGACACACCCATGTGGAAGACcgggtttgttttttaatacttAAAACACGGTTTCAAATAGCAACACAGCAGAAGTCCAATTGTTGCAATACAGAAATGATGTAGGAACCATTTACTTCCCACTCAGAAATATGAACGTCAGGTTAATCAGACGATGGACTGAAGATGAATCAGAAACTATTTCCATATAGAAACACTGTGTTTGTCCTTCTTAATCATTCacttaaaaagagaaactgGATGCTTATTACATTTATAAGAGTTTGAACAATAATGTTTCTAACATGAACATAATTAAATCATATACGATCTGCATGAAACTTAACAGCTTAACACGTCTcagttcttgttgagatgatgtgatacaatctagtaacaGTGGTTAGCTGCCTTAAAGCCAGATGACTCGCAATATCACAATATCATGCGAGATTTCAGAACAATGGAAAATCACTGGGGTGATCTGAGGAAGAGGCAGAAAAACATAGACGTGGTGGACCATACAGTCATTTTgaaaaggtaagaatgaatCTGTCTTCATTCATCTACATGGAAATATAGaaccaacaaacaaaccaaTAATACAACCAAATCACTCCCAGTTCAAGACTGGTTATTTACAACATTTGAAACATACAGTGTAGATCGGTCAAAACAGCCGATCTACACTGCCAAGTGAATGTGCAGAGAGGGAAAAGATAATGATCAATGATTTATATAAACTGATATGAAGGCACAGCAGCTGAGCTTTGTGAGCTGCAGCTTCAGACTCTTTTATGGTtagtgtttaatgtttaaactgtttatGGCTGCAGAGACGCCCACAGTCAGGCTATCTGCTCTAGAAAAGTGAATTTTTGTATACAGTGTGGCAGGTGATCTGTAACCTGTGAGCTTCAGACTCTTTGCTGGTGTGAAGTATTTAATGCTCATCTTTTGAAGCTTGCAGACACACCCACATCATCTGATTTGTTCTCAGGGTTGTTCAGAGTGTTGGAGCAGAATCCTGCTGCAGGTTAATTATTGATCAAATTAATATCACACAAGGTGCAGCAGCCGATCTCTGAGAACTGACTGGTTTTAGCTCCAGTGATATCTGGTGGTGGTAAAAGGTCATGAACTCTGTGTCCTGACTTGACTCGAACATCAACCTGAGCTGTGGCTGCTCGCAGAGGTGCTATgaaccaaaaacacacaaaggttTTTGACTCATGAAGCAGACACACAGACCTGCAAATCATTTagcaaatcataacatttgtgttctatttttatcttattgtatattttattctattttattctactgtatatagtattttattgtattctattctgtacagttgtgtactgtatttattcctattttattttattctaatttttgcttcataacttttgcactttccacttcctgctgtgacaaaacaaatttcccacgtgtgggactaataaaggttatcttatcttatcttatctttacaGCTGTTCCTGTCACAGATTGCGTGCCAAGCAGTGTGTAAATTATTAAAGGACCCAGGATGCAGACATTACTGACGTGAGGGAGCTTTATTGAAGGAGCGTGCTCAAACAGCAAAGGCGAGAGTGGCGAAAAGCAGAACTGagtaaaacctaaactgggaaaactaaacatAGAAAACAAACCTAAAATCTAGAGACACACGGAGATGCAGTGAGACATGGAGAGACACTCAGAGACGACGGAGGGAGATACACAGACAAAAAGGCAACTACACTGTAAAacctaattagttcccagaactcaaaaaaattaaggaaactcgttgcctcaaaaaaattgagtaaagcttagctaaaaatgactaaattaGGACAAGTTATTCATTTTGAGTACTGTGTACAAGCTcgtttgttcccagaactcaaaaaaattggatcaagctTACTTAAGacgactgttaggacaacttctacattgcaagtctgcagtattaagaataacttgatatttctgactgtacaatactaattgtttacctactgacaaacatttcaagttcaactaaatgaaaaaacaatttgtggtaacctgaatatgattaaaaataattaacaacactttttgtaatgatgttaaaatgagcccaacttttattttcaaacacaacaaagtataacagccaacatactggacactgttctgctgaacaacaaacaattatattgccatcactgttataatcttacaatgaaacaaagtctcagatgtaattattctgaaaataagtttaggcctaccacagtttgttttgtacttacattacttatataatcaaaataaaatatttgttgttctgtcacaagtgcagtctctaatttaaacaacacatttgttttccattccaacacatgagctggaatgttgtattattttaaggatgcttgtttccagtccaggcatcactgcctgaatgactgtcatggatcgaggtgatccaaatgtaagtgcagaagaaagtctttaacttcccttaagtgcagtggcagtggatgtgggttggagatgcaatgagcttgaacctgcaggcgaccatcttcactgaccacaccatctgtgacagaggactcatctctcctggtgtcctgcaagcaaacaatcatattttttagaacatgaacttaattgctttcttaaaacattttttctgcatttggtataaaacagactcaaatttagacgatctcaggctccctccccaccggagaggtgacactCAATGTCCcacttgtcagtctggataggcctgaccaccacccaacacacaataatgtcatgaaagcatcattttaaaaagggctatgcaaacatggccaataactttcattctaatgatgtgcaaaatgattttgggcacaaaacaaattttgctgttagaaaacttgcagacttcactatatacagtgtagaccctctaaactaagtttgggggatgtaaTCTttgaagaaatgcagaccaaactgttgttgtttgtttacttacacagcatgtcttgtagaattaactggagtcaccagcaacagcatagtgcagtcatatctcaagtctaataacagaagacaggaaaagatcagtaaagaaacaacttccccaaaccaaagcacaaacaaaacaataagtaaaacaggctgatctaaagtatgattaaagttcagcctgattaatataaatgtcactgacagttgctaatatattggaaaaccaaaatacttactgatgtctttctgtccaacagcaggagtgctggtcccgagcctcaaagacagtaagaagcaagcagagggagaaaaaacagaacattgatttgatccttaatggctgtgcaatcattgtaacatagagtttgcttatgttgttaaataaaggctagatttgacattaatagatgccacagatgttctaaagctgccacaaagcatgaacaaCAAAtggacgtctccgaaaacgtcggagcatttttgcaaatatgtgatgtcttgataaatcgagcagatatttgaactttacacagctacattctcgcctgagaatatcttaaaagtttattttgagaccttcaaagtaaaacaggaaaaacacacacaggcaaagacacagactcagagacttgggttaaacacagagacttgagtACACTAGAGGGGATCCACAGCGGGGATGACACCAAACAGAGGGAGCACTAACTAAACCCTAGGAAACCAACAGGACATGGGGAACATGGCTGACTGCGtcatctttgttttattttttttttaattataaaagaagagaaagaataaagatgtaatttaattttatttctacagcatcaaatcacaacaggtGCTTTAACTGTAAGGTAGAGCctacaatgataataatacatacagagaaaaacccaacaatcatatgaccccctgtgagaaAGAcctttggagacagtgggaaggaaaaactcccttttaacaggaagactcaggaaggggcggccatctgccgcaacCGGCTGGCGGTTGggtgaggaagacaggacacaGACACGCTGTGGGAGAGAGAGGTTGTAAACAAACTTATAGCAGCATCTGTATGTAATGTTTTTATAACAAAAAATCTGTTTCTCACAGCcaaagcagaaaacaaagaacCACATGAAACAGAAATAAGATGAAGCAAACAGGTGTGTGTTCATCACAAAAGTGTGGGCCCCGAAGTTGGAGCCACTGACACTTGTGGCTGTGGGAAGGGCTATTAAATCCACCAGTGATGGGCAGATGTGATCCATACGGTCACGTTGGTGTAGAGATCCGACTTTGTGTTCATGAATGTAACCGCAGCTCCCGCTGAGCTCTTTGTTCTGAAACTCTGAgtcatgtttttacttttgttttcacatttggGGAATCCCCACTTGGTTTTGACTTTCATTTGGTGTCTGTCCAGGTACTTTCATACCATACAGCTTGTTtagtcagccaatcagagaccTGCAGCATGGTGGCGTGCCACGACTAAAGGTCTAtcctgttctattctattctattctattctattccacAAGCTGCACAGGGTCAGAGTGGACGTTTTGGAGCAGGTAAGCTGACGTTTTTGTCTTTCTGAAATGTTCTTTTGTTCGTTTGTCCACATGATGAGCAGGCTGGTCCATAACTGAACATTCATACATTATGGTATAAATGTCATCAACAGTTTTTAACCAACCATGAAGCATGGATACAAACAGCAGATAGTTGTTGTTAGGATTTTATTCAGGTTTAAATGAGACAAATAAATGATGTCTATGATGCAggaatgttcttcttctttcagtttgaaaaaagtgtttgccttCAGCAAACTCACAGACATGTTTGACTTCCTGAAGAAACACATTgatgaggaggagaagaagaaccaCAGTGATGATGTTCACATCACCTTTGTGGCTCATGGAGCAATCAGAGACTTCATGATCCCAGCCAGCTGTTACCTGCCTCTGCCCACCATCACTGACGTGCTGCTGTATTCTCCCTGGAACTGCATCACTTCTGGTTTAGAGTACGTTATTGCTACAGGAAAACTGAGGCCTCAGCACAGAGTTTTTTCCTACAACGATAAAGAAAGCTGTACGATTCCTGATGACAAACATCGACCTGTGAACCTGCCAGATCACTGGAACTCTCTGAAGAAAGCTGGAGCACAGATGGTCCCAAACATCACGGTTAGCCCTCTTGGAGATGATGATGGAGTGTGGGAACGCTTTGAGTCTCTCTCAGCTAAACATGGACCACCAGGAAGGAACCGCATCGTCATCCCGTTCATCTTCCCAGGACGGGAATATGAAAGCGTCCCGTTCTCTGTGGTGACCTTGGCTCTGTCCCTGGTgctcctctcctccaggtttAAAGCCACTCTTCACTCCTCTGGTTGTCTCAGAGATCACTCTACTGGACCGAAATTTGACAGGAAGTATCTTCAGGAGCAGTACGCCTGCACCATCGACAACAGCTGGATGAAATGTTCCCTTGCAGCTTTCAGATGATGATAAATGCTGCTTGTGTTAGACATGTTTGTGGACATTTTAGTgtaaagatgaagatgaaatgaTAAAAGTAATTTCTCTATATTTGAGGCTCAGATTTATGATGAATGGACTTGAATCATCATTTAGTTCCAGCTCATAATCTGATCATAATCTGCTAACATCTGTGAAGGTTATTAATATAAACAGACTCAGCTGTTCTCTGCTCGCTGCTCACAGGTGACGTGATACTGATGTCAGACCTTcaaccagcacacacacagatcattgACATGAAGTGTATATTATGTATTATGTAATATTTTGATCTGTTATTGCTTTATGTCGGGGTTTTAGATCCGTACTTGGGTAGAACAATAAGTTATGAGCCACAACCTTCTTACTCAGACTCTGAACTGTGTCACGTTCCAAACATAGAAGTAATACAAGTCTACAAGTTGTACATCTATATTTTCATGCCTACGGACTCGGTGATTGTTTCTGATCTTTTGTTAttgtaaaacattaaaatgtgaagATGATGTTGTCTAAGTGAAGAAGAACAGGATGAAAACCTGAAGCTGctcattaaaaacaatattgtATATATGAAatttatggaggaccacaagagccacgcgcatcaaaataaagaattctgtgattaaataatgaattgtagaataaatttggcatttgtaaattcatttttgaattccatgttaaaaaaatgattttttaaaagtttttttttccactcctCATTTCAATCCCTTTCCTGTTAGCTCACAGATTAGCTCAGGGATTAACATTTGGATTAGCAGATGGATTagcaactttattttaaaaatcctgctgcaGTGCAAATTAGCCACACTTGGCATGTAAAGAGCTCTCTGACTGGTTGGACAGACACAGGCTGGCTGCCTGGATTTTTCTTCACTTCTTGTTTGTGCTGATAGCTTTGCCCTGCTTAGaaatgtgtgtgcttgtacaaaggccgctCAGCCTcaggatttacactcggctcaacaaggatatgtgaagaatgaagggaccctgcagcaaAACAGAGAGCTGAACCTCTGGCTGTGTGCCTGTTTATTATTTCAGGTATAGATGATGGAATATGACCAGTCTGATGTCAGCCTGCTTCTCTGACAGCGCCTCACCTCGctgtgctgccccctgctggctctGATCATTACTGACTGACTCACTtactgccactttattaggtacagcttGCTAACACAGGCTCAGACCTGctttgccttcagagctgccttaAATCTTCATGGCTCagatttttgtctttattggtttgatagtgattgattattcagtcccaatctgctgtcatctaaagaacaaaatgatgtttctatgagtcaaaaagctccagatgttgttcacaaagaaaacaaagattaggaacttaaacacaaagtgtttggagccaaaatgttcccaagctgctctttttgaaatggcagaggtacagtggtgtctaacagcacactgtggaaggcaaacatgttcttgttggatgaaacttcatgaatcctttgtagatttgagcttttggagcctttcttttctcttcaggtgtacagaggctgaggaggcaggtgaagcaggtggagctgttgtaatgctggcagagggtgtgtcttagtaactctgtgaggtagaactggatccaacattgtggatgtgttgatgttggagccattaagattctctgcacactgtaggatttccctgtgattcactgcgggggcattttggagtctgtcaatgaaactcttcatatttgtgtttgacaccagtttatagaaacagagaaatgtgtcatgcttttgttcggcctccacaaatatacacatttgttcattggttggactttttggaaggagacacattgaaaaccatgttaataagatcttgttgtttcctgtggatccgacacagagagtggacttcagacagaaagtgtggaagagattttagaggccgtgtgtggcaacaggaagtttctgtatgtttgctgatcttacatgtggaaaacaacacgtgatgtttgtgaagttctggtggtgaacaatctttgtcttcaggtcatttg
The sequence above is a segment of the Oreochromis aureus strain Israel breed Guangdong linkage group 3, ZZ_aureus, whole genome shotgun sequence genome. Coding sequences within it:
- the LOC120438121 gene encoding uncharacterized protein LOC120438121, coding for MFDFLKKHIDEEEKKNHSDDVHITFVAHGAIRDFMIPASCYLPLPTITDVLLYSPWNCITSGLEYVIATGKLRPQHRVFSYNDKESCTIPDDKHRPVNLPDHWNSLKKAGAQMVPNITVSPLGDDDGVWERFESLSAKHGPPGRNRIVIPFIFPGREYESVPFSVVTLALSLVLLSSRFKATLHSSGCLRDHSTGPKFDRKYLQEQYACTIDNSWMKCSLAAFR